In one Pseudomonas tensinigenes genomic region, the following are encoded:
- a CDS encoding tetratricopeptide repeat protein, which yields MIALWPHWFRPWWLLLLPLLGWLIWQLWHRQKRAGRWQMILPPAFHATLLSGGNGRDSKLPWIALGVAWLLTVLALLGPSWERVEQTSQKPADPLVVVLELTPEMLATDSPPTRLEQARRKLFDLLQARSDAQTAIVVYAGSAHTLVPLSDDLATSRNLLDALKPSLMPESGHRADLAVSKALALLKQGALGQGRILLIGSSLDEVERQGIRRALSGQSAQLLMLGVGTAEGAPIAQEDGSFLKDEQGAIRVPQLDSPGLSAFLNSVGGEYHPARLDEADLAALGLLNGPRSLRDDGQTVRLDTWADQGYWLLLPLLLLAACAGRRGWLFCLPLLFCLPQPSYAFDFEDLWLRPDQQGLHLLKQKRPAEAAQHFDDHQWQGVALYEAGDYSGAAQRFAEGSDARAHYNRGNALAKSGELEAAIDAYEQALEQQPDLRPAQTNKTLVENLLKQKNAPPPAEPDTKPSEQQSLPGDEPAPATTPPPAVKSETQSDAQPSESASEPPPTTPPQPGPNEVPGSDEEEQTDTVPTLRPSEDNLEGEQRQALEQWLGKIPDDPGELLRRKFWYEQQQHQDQENTR from the coding sequence ATGATTGCGCTCTGGCCGCACTGGTTCCGTCCGTGGTGGTTGCTGTTGCTGCCGCTGCTGGGCTGGCTGATCTGGCAACTCTGGCACCGACAGAAACGCGCCGGACGCTGGCAGATGATTCTGCCGCCGGCGTTTCATGCCACCCTGCTCAGCGGCGGCAATGGTCGCGACAGCAAACTGCCATGGATCGCCCTCGGCGTGGCATGGCTGCTGACGGTTCTGGCGCTGCTCGGGCCGAGTTGGGAGCGCGTCGAACAGACCAGCCAGAAACCCGCCGATCCGCTGGTGGTGGTGCTGGAACTGACCCCGGAAATGCTCGCCACCGACTCGCCGCCGACGCGACTGGAACAAGCACGACGCAAGCTGTTCGATCTGTTGCAGGCGCGCAGCGATGCGCAGACCGCCATCGTTGTCTACGCCGGCAGCGCGCACACGCTGGTGCCGCTGTCAGATGACCTGGCGACCAGCCGCAATCTGCTCGACGCGCTCAAACCGTCGTTGATGCCGGAAAGCGGCCATCGTGCCGATCTGGCCGTGAGCAAAGCGCTGGCCCTGCTGAAACAGGGCGCGCTCGGTCAGGGGCGGATTCTGTTAATCGGCTCGTCGCTCGATGAAGTAGAACGCCAAGGCATTCGCCGCGCACTCAGCGGACAATCGGCGCAGTTGCTGATGCTCGGCGTCGGCACCGCCGAAGGTGCGCCAATCGCCCAAGAGGACGGCAGCTTCCTCAAGGACGAACAAGGCGCGATTCGCGTGCCGCAACTCGACAGTCCGGGCCTGAGCGCATTCCTCAACAGCGTCGGCGGCGAATACCACCCTGCCCGCCTCGACGAAGCGGATCTTGCCGCGCTCGGCCTGCTCAACGGTCCACGCAGCCTGCGTGACGACGGCCAGACCGTGCGCCTCGATACCTGGGCCGATCAGGGTTACTGGCTGCTGTTGCCGCTGTTGTTGCTCGCCGCCTGTGCCGGACGTCGCGGCTGGTTGTTCTGCCTGCCGTTGCTGTTTTGCTTGCCACAGCCCAGCTACGCTTTTGACTTTGAGGATTTGTGGCTGCGCCCCGATCAACAGGGCCTGCACCTGCTCAAACAGAAGCGCCCGGCTGAAGCCGCGCAGCATTTTGACGATCACCAATGGCAAGGGGTGGCGTTGTACGAAGCCGGCGACTACAGTGGCGCCGCTCAGCGTTTCGCCGAAGGCAGCGACGCCCGCGCCCACTACAATCGTGGCAACGCGCTGGCGAAAAGCGGTGAGCTGGAAGCGGCGATCGACGCCTATGAACAGGCACTGGAACAGCAACCGGATTTACGTCCGGCGCAGACCAACAAGACGCTGGTGGAAAATCTGCTCAAGCAGAAAAACGCCCCTCCGCCCGCCGAGCCGGACACCAAGCCAAGCGAGCAGCAAAGTCTGCCGGGCGACGAACCAGCGCCCGCGACCACGCCGCCGCCGGCGGTAAAAAGTGAAACCCAGAGCGACGCGCAACCGAGCGAATCGGCCAGCGAACCGCCACCGACCACGCCGCCGCAGCCGGGGCCCAATGAAGTGCCGGGCAGCGACGAGGAAGAACAAACGGACACCGTGCCAACGTTGCGCCCGAGTGAAGACAACCTCGAAGGCGAGCAACGTCAGGCACTGGAACAATGGCTGGGCAAGATCCCGGACGACCCGGGCGAACTGCTGCGACGCAAATTCTGGTACGAACAGCAACAACATCAGGATCAGGAAAACACTCGATGA